Sequence from the Longimicrobium sp. genome:
CGTCAACCTGCTGACAAGATGGTTCCTACACGGGGCCGCGGCGATGCGGAGAACTCCGCGACCGCACGCGCGGAGCCGCCCCACGGCGCCCACCGGGACGCGGGGGTTTTCCCTTCACCCGGGGAGGGAAAGGCGGAGCCCGGCGATCCGGCTGCCTGGGCGCCGTACCCTGCCGCGCGCGCCATCCGCCCCCGCCCGCGTGTCCGTGGCCCCCGGTGTGCAGCAAGTTTGATGGAGTGAAGCCGGCCCCGGCGGACGAACGCAACCAAGAGGAGGCACTGATGGCCACTCGCCTGATCGTCCGCTGGAGCATGCCCTTGTGCACGGCCGTGCTGCTGGGCGGGTGCGGGGCGCGTTCGGCGGCGCCATCCACCGAGCCGGCGCCCGAGGACGAGGTAGACATCGGGTATGGGACGGTTCCCGCCAGCCGGGTGACGGGTGCGGTGAGCTCGGTACACGGACGCGACCTGCGGAACCAGCCGGTGACGCGCGTGGAGGAGATGCTGCGGGGGCGCGTCCCCGGGGTGCAGGTCACGCGGACGGGAGACGGCGGCT
This genomic interval carries:
- a CDS encoding TonB-dependent receptor plug domain-containing protein, yielding MATRLIVRWSMPLCTAVLLGGCGARSAAPSTEPAPEDEVDIGYGTVPASRVTGAVSSVHGRDLRNQPVTRVEEMLRGRVPGVQVTRTGDGGYLVRIRGAGNFGSGGEPLFVVDGTPVHALRPGSALEGIMPRDVVRIDVLRDAASAASYGVRGMNGVILITTRRPG